Part of the Phacochoerus africanus isolate WHEZ1 chromosome 8, ROS_Pafr_v1, whole genome shotgun sequence genome is shown below.
CGTCTCCCACAATGAATCCCACCCTCGTCCCACCGTTAGCTAAAGTCTCTTCTCCTTCGATGCGTTGTCCTCAGTATGATTCAGAAGGCACCTGGAGCCAGGCGCTGTCCCCTTACCTGGCACAGCGGGCACAGGGGCCTTGGGGGCCCCGATCCAGGTTCATAGAGAGGTCAGACCCTCTTCGAGAGCTCTGGAATTGCCGCCCAAGCTCCTCCAGAATCGGTTTCACTGGGCCCAGCCCCTCCAGTTCGCTCCTTAGTGAAGCCACAGACACTGCTGACCGTTCCACCCTGAGGCATGGGAGCAAGCAGTCAGCGAGGTCGCCTCTCCAACACTATACAGGTACCTCCCGATTTTTGAAAGTTCACTGCTACACTTTTATAAAAGACTTACATTAAAACCGAGgatttgaggatttttgcttttatgaaaaaaggCTCAAAGTATTCGTTTTGCAGCAAGCTGTTTCAGAAGAAGGACGCAAAGCAGCGACAAGGACACTGGGAGCTACACTCAGTATCCCAGCATCAAGCCACCATAGCTTTGCAGTCAGTATCCCAGCATTTGCTGTCTATGAGCGTCTGTGCTGTAActcgatttatttatttaatctttttagggccgcatccgcagcatatgcaTATGcgagggggtccaatcggagctgcagctgccggcctatgctacagccacagggaaggagatctgagctgcgacctacaccacagctcacctagACGCgggatccactgagcgaggccagggatcaaacccgcatcctcatagatcctagttgggttggttaacgctgaaccaggacgggaactcctgctttacttttttttttggggggggtgtcttttctagagcctcacccacggcatatggaggttctcaggctaggggtcgaattagagctgtagctgccactaGAACTACagcgagccacgtctgccatgagtggctcacggcaacgccagatccttaacccgcagagcgagggcagggatcgaacctgcaacctgatggttcctagtcgggttgttaaccactgctccaggaAGCGAACTCCCTGTTTTACTTTTGAATGGCGGGGAAACCTGTAGTCCCAGCAATGGCACCACCCGAGATTAGTCCTgcacctccctcctctccactCAGTTTGCAATATCCCACCCCGCCTTGCCCCTTTCTTGCTCTGATTGCTCCCTCCTTTTGTGGTTTAATATCCGTAATGCCCCCCCTTCTCTAATTAGTTTCCCCTGTTTCTACTTCGCCTTGCCCTTTGTCCTTTTAAGGAATGGCACGCACATCTTTTCGAAGTGGCTCCGCCCCTCAGTCCTTAGTAGGTATGACATGCCCCACCCTACTCTTTAATTGGAGCGTCCGCTTGTCGGCACACCCACCTGATTGGCTCCAGATGATTGGCCCACCCCTTTCCCTCAAGGAACCGCCCCCCCACGTTCCCCACACTGTGCGCTTGCCCAGGCCCTTACAAGGTGCACAGCTCGTCCGCCCGGCCCCGCAGCTCTTGCAGACCCCGTGAGGTCTGCGCCTGTTCGCGCTGCGCCCGCTCCCACTGGCCCAGGAATCCGTCGAGCCTGCCGCCCAGGCCCCCGAGCAGCCGTAGGGCCTCCTGCACAGCCCCCTCCTCCTGATGCCACCGGGCGGTCAGCAAGGACACCTCCCTCCTGGAGGGCAGAGGTAAGGAACGGGTCAGGGCTAGGTTTGGACAGTCCCCCATCGACACCGGCCTGCCAAGACCACGCGGGGTAGGAAGATAGGGTTACCGAGTCCGGCCCCACTTAGTCCCAGAATTCTCCTGTCATGTCCTTTTCTTGGAATCCTCTCTTGTACTCCAGAACCCAGCCTCTATCCTCTTATCAAGCATCCTGGCCTTCCCTCGGCCgacctgcctcccagccccacaTCAGCTTCTCCAGACACCTTCTCAAGATACCGCTCACCCCAGCCCTATTCCTCTGAGTTCTGAGCCTCCAAAGACCTGCCACCTCCCAAAACCCGCCCACCTCCCTGCCTTCCGGCCCTCTGCTCAAAACTCAGTTCTTCAAATTCCTGCCCTTCTGGGTCACTGCCGCCAAAACACTCCCTACGAGGCCCCTCAGGGCTTCACCTCCTGGGCCCTTGCCTGGAAGCCACTCACCTCAGCTCCTCAAGGCCGGTTGAGACCTTCTGCAACTCCTGCTCACTCAGGATGGGGCCCTTCCCTGCCCGGGGCCCCATCCCCCAGCCACCTGGAGCCAGGCCTCGTGGTCTCTGGGATTCGTCGGGACTCCCTGGCAGGCTGGAGCAGCCTGGAGGCTGGGTGGCAGGGCCCAGGCCATGCCGGGAGAGGCCAGCCTCCAGCTtttgctccagctccagctcctgcaGCTCGGCCTCCTGCCTCCTTGGCGTCTcatcctgcagctgctgctggaggTAGCGCAGCTTCtcctgggccaggaggagggTAGGGTTACCAAATCTGGCCCCTTGCCTCCCACAATCACCAGTTCCACCCCTAATTCCGCCCAATGAGTTCCTGAGATGAGAAAGTAAATGGATGTAGGATGGGATATTGGGAAGTCCCACTGGAAGTCTAAATGGACTCCTGCTTGCTGTTACCAGGGAAGGATGTCCCACTGGAAGCCTAGCTGGTGTCCATTTCGCTTTAACCTTGAATGCCTACCTCCACGGCTCCATCCAACCCTCCACCCCTACTTCAGTCCCCCAAGGTGGCAAATTCCAGTCTCTCCTGTATAGAAAGAACAACTGAAGCTTTTCCAACATTTTGTTGGTAAATGAGTGGGCAGGACGGGCATCCCCACTCCAAGTCCGACCTGAAACGCTCGCCCTGGGACTTGAATAAGACTGTTGATGGAAAAGGAGGACCACGGACGTGAAGGGGCAGTGTGGTTGTGGTGGTGGCGGCAGGGCGGGAAGTCCCACCTGAAGTCTACCTCAAGGACCTCAGGTGTCTGATCCCCTTCCCCAaatccttgggccgctcccccttACCTCCAGCAGGGCAGAGTTCTGCTTCAGGACGTTGGTTTTTATTTCAGCATCTTCCACCGACCGGGTCACCTTCCGGCAGTTCTCCTGGGTCAGGACACCAGGGTGGGGGCCCTGCCTTCCCATTCCAGTTCCGCCTCCCAGCCCTTACCCTCGCTATTTTCCCATCCCAGTCCTGCATCCAAGACAAACCCAACCCCTCCATCCAAGACACAAGACAGCCCAACCCCACATCCAAGACACACCCAACCCCCCCATCCAAGACACCCCAATCCCGCATCCAAGACACGCCCCCCTTCTGCAAGGTCTGCTTTCTGCTTATGGGTCTGCCCTGTCCCGGCTGGGTTGCCTCGGCTAAAGACCTGGTTCTTCCTCAGACGTTGCCCaggctccctttcccctcccctctccccctttcctgTCCCCCACTCATTCTTCCCTTCTGCCTCTCAGCCTCTTCCTACCTgggctcccttctccccaccccgcccctgccctgcAGCCGCTCACCTTGAGTTGACTGCAGTACCCTTCCAGCGCCTCCGCTTCCTGCCGCCTTCGCTCTAGATTCTCACTCAGCACAGAACACTCACTCTGGAGCACGGAAGGGAGGAGGGTTAGGCAGAGCCTCAAGGAGACagcccaggggtggggagaggcagggaggtccTTGGCCCTTCTGCGCCTCGGTCTCCCCAACTGGGCGACGGGTGCGCTGAGCTGGAGGATGGCCCTGCGGGAAGAGCAAGTGTTTGCAGGGCGGGCTGGTCCGAGTACCTGTAGCGACTGCACGTGCTGGTTAACGCGGGTGGTCTTCTCTTTCAAGCTGGTGATGGAGTCTTTGGCGCGGACCAATCCACTGTTGACCCCACtctgaggaagaaggggagatcGGTGGGTGCGTGGGGGCACAGCCCAGCCCCAAGCCAAAGTCCAGAAGCGGCTTTACACCTTGATTTCTGCCCCGAAATAGCTGTGGACTTGGGGGCCAGGGCTGTGCCTCTTGGCCTCTTCGGATTCCTGCTCCATAAAGCCGGGGAGCGGATTTGTGTTCTGCTTAGGGGgtgggaagaaaaataagtagGATCCAGAAGGGAGCAGGGGTAGAGAGACGAGCTGAGCTCTGGGAGGGGATGGTCTTCACCTGAAATAAATGCCTTTCGAGTCCACACATGGAAATCAGGTAAATTGTTAAAAACacatgcttaggagttcccgtcgtggcacagtggttaacgaatccgactaggaaccatgaggttgcgggttcgatccctgccctagctcagtgggttaacgatccagcgttgctgtgaactgtggtgtaggttgcagatggctcggatcccgagttgctctggctgtggtgtaggacggcagctacaggtcggatttgacccctagcctgggaacctccatatgccacgggagcagcccaaagaaatagcaaaaacaaacaaacaaacaaaagaaagcacatgctctgtctgtctctccaggCAGTGGTGAATTCTAAAGATAACCCACCTTCCAGATACAAGCTCGCCCTGGGCACCAAGCCAAGCATCTCCATGTTTTCCCTTTAAGCCTCACAACACCATGTCTGTGGAGGTTGTTTGGACCATGTTGCAAGTGagacagatgaggctcagagaggggacgTCCCTTGTACTGTCCTAGACACATGTACCTGAAGTGGCCTTGTCAGAATTTACACTTGGAGCGTTGGTTTTAAACCATGACACCATATGGCTTCTGCTCATCGCTGCCTTATATCACCGTGAAATGCTTTGTGATTCCTGTCAAACTGGCTCAGGAGGGCTGCAGGTGACAGAATCCACTCTCCCATCTTCCACACATGTAGGAGACCTAGCCTGGTACATGACGGCCCAGccaaagactacatttcccaggcacCCTTGCAGCCAGGGTGGCCATGTGACTCAGTTTTGTCTAATGGAATGTGAGGAGAAATAATGTAGGAGATTTCCAAGCCATGCCTTTaataaaggaaaggagggaaaacaTCTCCCTTTTTCTCCCTACAAAGTTggtagctggagttcccgtcgtggctcggtggttaacgaatccgactaggaaccatgaggttgcgggttccatccctggccttgctcagtgggttaaggatctggtgttgccgtgagctgtagtgtaggttgcagacgaggctcggatcccgcgtggctgtggctgtggctgtggtggtgcagctccgattggacccctagcctgggaacctccatgtgctgcaggaagcagccctagaagaggcaaaaagacaaaaaaa
Proteins encoded:
- the TSKS gene encoding testis-specific serine kinase substrate; translation: MASVVVKTIWQSKEIHEAGDPPAGVESRSQLVPEAPGGVASPVKGITKKKKAVSFLGVEPRMSHEPMHWCLNLRRSSACTNVSLLNLAAMEPTDSSGTDSITEDSGLLALPVPPASPTPPWAPDDPDITEILSGVNSGLVRAKDSITSLKEKTTRVNQHVQSLQSECSVLSENLERRRQEAEALEGYCSQLKENCRKVTRSVEDAEIKTNVLKQNSALLEEKLRYLQQQLQDETPRRQEAELQELELEQKLEAGLSRHGLGPATQPPGCSSLPGSPDESQRPRGLAPGGWGMGPRAGKGPILSEQELQKVSTGLEELRREVSLLTARWHQEEGAVQEALRLLGGLGGRLDGFLGQWERAQREQAQTSRGLQELRGRADELCTLVERSAVSVASLRSELEGLGPVKPILEELGRQFQSSRRGSDLSMNLDRGPQGPCARCASQGQQLSTESLQQLLERALTPLVDEVKQRGLAPACPSCQRLHKKILPSPASPAASTLPSPGAGAPGLSQTRQGRGPELHPSAGPRRSLAGQEPAADGQDEAGGEGGYSGLSPLEDVLPPRSAQLPAT